The sequence tacatttacatattctaaAGATTGCTTCAATGTGTAAAGTAGGCCAAGatcatacttaaaaaaaaaaaatacaataatacttataCACTGTGATggcagaaaaaaaattatacacttgcctaaaattttaataatatgttataatacaaaaaaatatttagcaaatcataaattaaatatcacataTTACTGCAAAAAAAAGTAGCAGATATATTATTCTGCAACTATTTCTAAGGtaaaacatatgaaataaataaaatataaaatatataaataaaacgcggtaaaaaaatagttttatatcacTTGTAAAGTCGAAACATACAGTGCAAGTTGTACTGACCTGACATCAAATGCTCTCGtaaatacatattgtataaCTGTGAATCCAGGTGCCCTATTTAGGGGTTGAACTGTAGCTACATATAGCTTATTCCGAAAGTGAATCTAAGGGGGTGCGGCCAGGGTAAGAGTGACGTCACATACAGCGCGCGCATCCGAACAAGATTTGACCTAAATAAACTTGCgacattattttgttacagtACATAACTCTAAAATGTCAACAGGGCTAGCCTCGAGCTGCGTATTGACTAATGCTGGCCTAAAAACCGATTTATATGTGGAAACACGCAATGTTTCGAAAACTATacgactaaaaaatattaatcttggATATGTTAATATGGATACGTATATACGTATTGATGAGTAAAGATGACATTATTTGATACTCACCAGTGCTAACTGGCATCACACCGTTATAATCCAATAGGTTTGATCACACACTAcacaaacattttgtatttagtaCACTGACACTCAGCCGCCATTAAGAACATTCACCAACTTGTTAAGCGATTTCTTAACCACAGGGCATTATCGttatattgcatttatatttaatcacttATACTTaggcttatattattttaaacataaataagtcACGAATAAAAGCTCGTCGgatcgaataatttaaataaaaaaacaggaaCGAGAACAACCCGTTATGTCTTCCCGTTCGCGATTCTGACACTACTACCAACATTaggaacaaataaataaatacgaaccATACCAACATACCACTATAAATTCGGATAAtcaatttcaattacatttgTTAATGTGATAATATATTGATACCGGTGATAATTTACAATACCCCTAGAGTGAGTTAATTTGAGTATACTTACGAAAGAAAATCAGATGATTGTATGAGACATCTCTctaaaaactactaaaaaatCTTCAACATGAGATGAAATTACTATCTTATTGAAAATTACTTCAATGTACGTATCCGAATACTGATTTGACATAACAAATACAGATAATACAAAAACTAACATTTTACTTAGAGTTCAGCGACTTTTATCGTCGTTATGTTTGCTTAAATAAATctggtaaattattattgtaaaagtaaGGTTTTTTGATAGTATGGCGAAAATATGTCTAAATATGACActttttaactattttcataTCAAAACAAGACAATAGTTTCACTTGAAAGTGCAGATATCATTTGTAACTTTGACAATtgttttggatatttttttataaagttgtaagtattattttgattcttttagatttaacaacaaatatgaatgaaagaaatatttaaaagttataaatatatgaaaagcgCATACATTGctctagaaaaatatttttaactctgGACTGAGGACCccataatactattttttttaatttattcttttcgAAACGATCATTGACAATAAGTCAAAATGTGAAGcaattaaaaagttactttaGGTGAATTTTGAATTGTTGaagaattaatattagtaattattagcCATACTAATTAAATCGGAATTTTTAATGTGAATTCAACCATGTTaccaattattttcaaatattagtaGCCTGTATATGTTTCACTGctagataaacaaaatatactttaaggaGACGAAGCAATACTTATGGTGTCAATCTTATCTTTTAAACTTACCAAGAACTTAATGGTAATCACAAATTAATgaacttacttattaatattgttcAACAGTTTAGTTAAGTAGTTTAGTTCTGTAGTTAAGCAATTCTGAGTCTTTCTAAAGCCAAATCAATGATATCCAAAGACATTtaagtaacaaacaaaaaaaaaaatgaatgtagTTCTCAGTACATACTAGATTTAGAAGTAATTACCTTTTCTATAATCTAAGTACAGAGGAAAGTGCAACTAAGTACGTGGTGATTGCCCAGACTTGAACTACAATCATCAGCTTAAAATGTTACGTTGTAACCACTGGCCTTAAACACTAGAAAAAAACCTTATTAGGATAATGTGGTTTACAAACTCTGCTAATCTCTGAACATTActatgtaatattagtatatacaaGCTGTGCCCGTGACTTTGTgcgtatttgaatttaataaaaaaaacgtgactttattattattttacatatcattctaaaataaaagtagcctaagttactccttattacatcagctatctgccagtgaaagtcccatcgaaatcggtccagccgttccagagattaacggaacaaacagacacacagatagataaaaattgtaaaaaattatatttaggtatatgtaccgtgtatacatacatatgcatttggtaaaaatgggttattttaatattacaaacagacactacaattttattatatgtatatatgagaCATCGACTTATtagatgattaatattaaacagctttgtaaataaatatatcacacaAGATGTACTCGGTTAGAACACGATAGttatgttacaatttttataggaaatcatcattattttttatctgataGGTAGGAGGACTGGCAAATTTGTTACCACGTGTTAAGTGGTCACTGGCTATAATAGACATTGACAGAAAGAAATATCCTTTAAATGACCATTGCATCCCCAATAGGCATAGTGCCTGTAGATACTGCTGAGGCTgtggcttgcacaaaaccctaccaaccCCCAAGTACAGTAccctaaaattatttctatcttTACAGGtacttaatgataaattatgGATGAAGATGCACAAGTAAGTGGCAATTCTATTATAGTTGTACCAGAGTCTCCTGAAAGCCCAAGTATTCTACGCTCCCCGATAATCGGTCGTCAAAGACAAGATTCCCATTCTTTGGTACAACCTGATCCAGTACAAGATGAAAATGCCCAATTTAGcgataatatttacaatgaagGGGCTAGTTCCAGTAATAATGAAACGAGTAATCTTCCAAGAGATAATTATGGCTTCTGGCAACCGAATATGGGTGTGTACAATGATAATTCGAGCTCAGCACAAGGGAATTCATCACAGCCTAACCCAGAAAGCAACCAAGCAATACAGGAAATTGTTAGACCTCATAGTGCCGATCCGTGGCGTCCTGGTCTTGGTTTATTTGATGACAACTCTAGTTCTGCTCAAGCACCAATCGTACATTCAGAAGATAGTAACACGGGTATGATAAATCAAGAATCGAATAGTTTACAATCGTTTCCCGATGCTGATATTAAAAAGGAAGATACTATCGAGGAACCGCCTGCGAAGATTAGAAAGTTATCCTCTCCAAAACATAATGACGAGGTCGATGGCGAGGCTTGTCCAATTTGTTTAGACTCTTGGGGCAATTCAGGCGATCATAGATTGGTTGCTTTAAAATGCGGCCATTTGTTTGGCGCCCAATGCGTTGAAAGGTGGTTAAAAGCTCAGAACAGCAAAGACAGGTCCTGTCCAACGTGTAAAAGCAAAGCGACGTTAAAAGATCTTAGATTTATCTACGCGAGGAGACTCGTGGCGGCGGATACGTCACAGATAACGACGTTgcaaaaacaaattgatatatTACAAGCGGAGAAGAGTAGGACCGAGCTGGAACTCGAAAAGTCTAGAATAGCCCACCGAGCTTGCTTATTACAACTAGAAGTCCTTAGAAGTACGTTAATGAAGAATCAAGTCTCCAAGGAGCAAGCGCCCAGAAGATCTTGGAGATTCGCGTTGGAGAAGAATTTAGAAATATGTAAAGATGGCGGCTGCAGAGTACTCACGTATAATTGTAGGACTTACGAATTATATGTATCTCAGAAAAGCACCGTCAATCTATTTCCAGGTTTCGGTATTCGGAAAATTAGctgtacagataataaattaggTGAATTCGTTCATTTACACTCAAAACCGATACGAGATATAACTTACTCTCAGCCCAGAGACTTACTTCTCAGCGTGGGACTAGACAGCACTGCTCGGATCGTTGAAAGAGGTATCCCGAGTGCAACGATACAGTGTGGCGTACCTTTGTGGTCTTGCTCATGGGATTATTTACGCAGCAACGAATTCTATGTCGGTGGAGTCGGTGGTGTGATACACCAGTACGACGTTAGAAACCCAGGATCATACATCCAAAGACTAAATGCGATCTCAGACATATCCCCCGTGGTATCCCTCTGTTCTACGGAATACGGATTATTGTCGTGTCAGTTAAACTCCTGCTGGCTCTGGGTGAGCAATATGAGGCAGTGGGAGCCCCGGTCGTTGCCAGTCGACGGGCCATTCATGTCCCTCTGTTACGACAACGAATCACACAGGGCGCTGTTGTCATCTCGTGCCAGTGCCAACGAAAGATCGAGATTGAGTTTGTGTAAGTTAAAAGCAAGCGTGCCGAGTGGCGAGATATTGTTTGACGTAGAACAGACGTTTGCTGGATCGGTTCGGTCTACATTAATGTCTAGAAGTTCCTTCGTCAGAGTTTCGGGAGCTTCGTGGGTAGCTGCTCATTCGGAGAGCGAGTCTTCTCTTTATCTCCACGGACTTGACGGTGCTAGGACGATGTCGCTGCCGGCGGCAGAGCCCGCGATAGACGTTTGTTCAGCTCAGTTGAACGGCGACACAATACTCGCAGCGCTCTCCGAATCGAGGCTGCGTCTATACAAAGCTATACCGACTAATTCCTGACGAACAAATTATTGAATTCGCTGTGATCGTGgacattaaaattagttttttttttttgtaaatatttttcgtgtTTAGGCGTTAAATTGTAGGTTATTTggtaaataaacaaagttatgaaatattttgtatcgcGCTGccattttgtaataatgttgtgattttagttttaatattgttgaaatgtttatttaagttatcggtaaataattatagattgaCGGGTTTACTTGTAAATTTTGTTTGGGGTATTGGCTTAACAATGTTGTGTCTTCgactttcgaatgtcaaatcaatgattacaaaaaaaggaaaaaaatctgTGTTTAAACTAAACCTCAGAACGAATTTTATTAGTAAGGCTGTTATAGTTTAAAAAGTACAATAACAAGGCGTCAACAAAAACGATCCAATCTACTGAAAACAATGTAACTACAGAATAAGCGACAAAACATCTTAGGTCCAAGGTTGGCGGTGTATGGAATGGTGAATGTTgttagcgccaatgtctgtacACATTTGCAAGTCTACCTaccaatttagaaaaaaaaaacaccataaTTGAGTTTTATACGTTAATGAAGAAATAAGTTAATTCTACAGTTGACCGTGTCTGTACACTTTCGAAATGAAGTGGACATATAATGTGATACAGtatttctttctctttcttaTTGATCGtggacaaattaataaattcagtcAGAATTAAAAGTAAtctcgcacgtgacattggcgaaataatctgtgccctctcggCACAAACAAAAGTACTCGTTATGATGATATTATCAGAAAATGTCATTGTACTGTTTAATACGTCTGCATTTTCATCTTTCAAACTTGACAGTATTTACAGTGTAAACTCTATATAACGACACACAAGGGACTGTGTGTATTTGGACGTTATAGGAAGTTGTCGTTAAAtgcaaaaaattgtattaaaaaaaaagaaaaagtttatttccgacaagtgtttgtaaataaatgaaacaattctTATTTGAACGCTATTGCATATAGTCTGTTACTTTCGTTTGACGTCTGTTGCTGCACTAgtagttttattgtttatttttactaatacatAACGGTGCGATATTAAGGCATCTTGGtgataaaaaaagtacttttttaatcattttgctGCTTCACAACCACATGTGTAAACTAAAGAACGGATTTTTTTGAAAGTTCGGTATGTATGATGCCGACAGTTTATTACGGGCTAGGATAATAAACCGACCAAAGAACTTACACATCTGCGctgtttttactaattttgccaactaaaaaatataatttttattatttaacgtgtCATTATTGAGAGAGGGTGTAACGCTATATAGAGTGCATTATTGTATGGAAGACAAGCTGAACGAACTTTCGACGCTTTAGGGAGTTCGTCGTTAAATCAATTGACGTTACATGGAGTTTACACTGTATATATGGTATAGTTTACTAGTCATAtatcacttaaaattaaatcgctGAGTTCTAAACCAAAGCTACGTCACGATTTGAACTGCCTTAGAAGCTGCATTGTGTAAAAACTTGGTCCTAACTcagaaataacaatatttattattttttcgtatataatttgataagaattttaaataatgttttactctATACGCagcttaaaatatacattcaagaatcaattttcccgccaCTGTAACGAGTAACTGTCAATGTTCTTGTagccagattaaaaatataaatgtttaaaagacAAGTGTCAGATACTCGTCTGTAATATACAGATAACAATAATTCAGttacatatatcaaaaatattctacCAAACCAGAATCTCTTTAGTTTTTAAACTCTGAATAAGTTCGTTGGTGGATTGGATCTTTTTCGTTGACCTTAGATCCATGGTATCTTAAACTCAAATactcgaatataaaaaaaaaaactgaaataataatacacttcgtgttaaattttctataacAAATACACGTTTTCTCAGACTAaggttaaaatttgttttgttttttttttttttgttaaaattccaataatgttaaaattttaactgaaattaaattgttacggcaatcaattatatttaattttttatttaattccagtTGCCAATTCAGGTAATTCGTTTATTCCGTAAGACTATTTTCGTTGATTTTGACACCCTCCcctcttattataaaaaaaaataagaataagccGACCCTCCCCccttgtttaatgtttattacgtaagaatctaaaggaattaatgaatcaatttttcaaaaaaaacttcaattattcattaacaatcattttttttttaatttttattcgtaatttaaaaacccttttcaaataattttaactttgcgcattttttttattttacgtaataacAATCGAGACTCCTTCCCAgccccttgtaagaaaacataagacatggtcgACCCCCTCCcccctaaatcgtcttacgtaataaatgataattccttataaattatttacagccGTCAGATTAAATTAAGCAATGCTACCTTCGTTCGTTGTTTCTCTTTCGCTATTTTCATGTTATGATCATTCGCGAACATGCTGTGCCAAGTGAAGTGTCGccattaaatgaaatattcaatattgacCATAGACAAATGTTGcttataaattagatttttagaccaaaaataataaaatcttgtataattataacaattcttAATATTGGGCAATGATTCCATAGTTATCATCCTAATATTTATTGTGAACTAAAagtaattcaatttcaaatattataattgctcaAAATGTTAGGTGTTACTTTAAAGTTCCTAATACAATGAaagtagagaaaaaaataaacaaaccttagattcagGAATTTCATgtgattcgctaataactcagctatattttacactactaagagtttatgattaatatatctctatttataatacaacactgttacacttaactacttgtatccactttaattttacttccaaagttccgataacagtttcgtcgacgttcgaaacgGCATTTTttcaaatccatagtgaatatcatagattaaacaagctcaaccaatgatatcgcgtcaatttgctgtcaagtgttgtttgtttggcttttcttctcttatggttggaatggaATGGATAACCCTATTatcatgaataataattaaagttgttTATCGGGCTGCctactatatttttaagatttctaGCAAGGAAAGTAGTGAAGGGCggatatactaattataatgaaaaattgtaCTAGTGTTAAATTTGTAAGTCCTCTCATTGTCAATGTGTAtgaattaatgtaatttgaCCCTCCGTGAGGGtcgttttgtaaatttctatgatgtacctaattattttttaatttatctttcatataataaatactttttgttaagTAGCACGATGGTTATTGTAAACCTTGAGTGGATAATTTGAAATATcccattacataaattaatttccttttaGCTTAACGAgcctaatataaaatttttacaaaatatatttttctctaaaTTTAAACACGAAAAGTATACTTCCTACATAAAAAATGTGTCGTGAGACACCCGCCTGGTATATATAATCGCACACCCAGTGCGAGACTAATGCAATTTTTCATGAGAAGCGTTTAAAACTTTGAAATTCTCCAAGCGTCGCCGTAATTCGCGCCAAAACCGTAATGACACTCACGCCATCTTATGGAAACTATGTGTTACGGTTATTGCACCAAATAACGGGTTACTTTAAGACGCTTATTACGCATTTAACTCATTTTTTGCAAAAGTGACGGTCTCGCATCGAAAGTgctatatgtattatatattaaataacagaaacgataaaataaattaacaacgattGAGAATATATACATGACAATAAAtagattgttattaaaaatcccatgAATATAAACCTAGATGTAATAAAAGGAGATAGAGCGAGAGAGAGTGAaagggaaaggtcgcctggacGTATGTATAACCCTTTTTCCTTACGCGACGATTTCTATCATTTCTTTACTTTACTGTAAGCTGCGTTAAAGAACTTCATTCCACCAAAATCTCTTATTATCAATTACTTctcatggttttttttaaatattttaatcaataacgTGTATCGATAACAATTGAATTCAACAATAAAAACtgagtttattaaaaaacgttATACCAACCGCGAAGACGTTGACAATGACTAGATACACGCTCACTAACTGAAGTTGAAAAACGTTGAAACCAAAAACGTACCGCGCTGTCTttcgagctgtttctgcagcGCCGGTGCCATGGTAGGACccgtactcgtaaatatacttCATGTTTTCCATTACGCGGTAATAAGCGAcgccaaacaaaaaaataatgaggaaaaaacaaatgaatgactgttCAATTCAAAGCTCAAATGTACCagctaaataaatttttacatttgaattttaaattcttagtaGTCAGTgcgacaaaacgctaatttcatatgtaatgacctaatattattattattaatagtactaTTCTCAGTTACTAATAAACCttgtacatacatacttaaatgtaaaacaatatatttaaaattctctaataatatataaaatttaaaaacaattaagaagtgttgtatatattttaataaaaatataatatgacacCCAAAAATCTGTATGAGTGTTTTTTTAGGGGTTTCGAAAGGGGGTATCCCATATTTGAGTAATTCTATCTCAGTATGCAGATAAGCCTTCTTTCTCACGTGTGTTCATGCGGGTACTTGATGGACATGGCTGTTTCGGTAAATACTTAAACGGGATAGCAAGGTGGGAGATATCACCCTCAGGCCACGAGAGTCGCGTCACTGGAGACCCGACTGGGCCCCAGACGCATTTCCTCGTGGTGATAGTCGGCGGAAATCTCTCGTGATATCAGATGCCCAGCGTGATGAACGACAGCTCGGCAGTGAGAGGTACTGGATGAAAATGGTTCCTTTTTGCGAAATTGCGAGAGAAAGTTCTTTGCGCCCTCTCGGGGACCTCTCTCATAGGTGGTTCAAGCGTCGTGGCATCACGGCATTATACGCAAATGATACCAAAGAGACGGACTGTTTACCACTTTTCTCTGTCAAGTACAAAAGGAATTCAGTAAAAAGTTGATATTTCAaagccaatttttttattaaataatccaaAACCAGCATATATCGCATGCGAccaagtaaaattgtctatgtctaaaatTCGTCCGTGATTAAGAATCCCCGATTCTGAGTCTTGTGATTTTGTTAGAGTTGGCGGGGGCTACATCTCACTGTGCCTTTGGCATTAGAAAAACAGCCAAGagtaaaatagaatatttggagttagttttatttgtagGAAAAAATCCTCTAAGATCAGTTTTTACTACCATAAATGTGAAatacacagattttttttttctagatttaaaatttgaaaataaaatatgcaggCGTATGCCTATTATATCGGCGGGTCGAAATACATAAGCTTATCAAAATTCAAATCGGAATTTAAGTACATAGTACCTTTTATTTATCTAGGtcctataaaaattatataatataagatttagaAGTAATTTTGGAAGTATTTGAAGGTAAGCCTATGACTTATATGGCATTACTGTACAATGTACCAAACTTGTACGTAAATCGCCCGTTGCTGTCAACAGtctgtcatttgttttttacttgTAAACAGTGGGTGTCACAAATCATCATTTGTTTTacgaaaataatgtaaattacaacaaaaaatacttgttttctccattcattaaaatatatattgtgctCGAAACACGGTGGAATTATATTCATAACTTGGAGTCTGTGAGTATTTGATATTTCTCACATTTTCAAAACATGTGTGGCTATGAGGTCATCGGccgctatttatttatacacaaaatacGTATTTAACTATAGGAAAGTACAAATTTTCAAAACGATGTTGGATATTTTGGTGTTACAAGTAAAACAGTGATCGATATTTTGCTATTGATCGTGCAAACTCAATATTACCGTATTGCGACACTGCTACCCCATATATGGTACTAAATTTGTCCGCACTACGAGTGATATTATTTCTAATCAAAAGAATCTTTATATTCATGAAATTAAACAGAGTTACATTAAATTTCTTTCGCTAGTTCTTCTCAgttcagggtattttcttttccgaactggaggtagtatttaatttgacaatcaataagaaagtataatgcttctatattgaatggaGCAATTCGAGTTTGAGTTGTGAATTaaccattattttaaaaacactgtATTGctcaaaatgtaattttcatCTTAATGTTCTGCTTCATTTTCATCTTGTGTTGTCCTGCCTGTAAAACAGGGTCGGATCTGCCATattatggctttttgggcttcagccagGACCTCATGTATTCAAGGGGGCCCAGCTAAATcaagtcaaagttaaaaatagacgataatgtgCAAGAATCCAtccataaattaaatagatattatggTTAGCAgccctgcaattaatcaaaccaattcaattaatttaattcaagtctacgatcacatatgtcttaggtgggcccctaagtagtgttagccaagccccccctaaacttacggtccggccctgctgtaaaatatgttaaaattaactttCCATCCAAGCTTCACACGACTTAAACAGTGAGGAACAAAGTCCTCTTAAGTCTACTTCtcagcttttctctactataataagcattttttatacgtataaacattcctcttgaatcactttaCATATTGCTGAACTGTGTTAAAGTCTGTTGAGAAGtgcctttgttttatactatgtagagatttaagaagccgagatggcctagtggttagaacgcgtgcatcttaaccgatgatttcgggttcaaacccaggcaggcaccactgaattttcatgtgcttaatttgtgtttatatatcatctcgtgctcggcggtgaaggaaaacatagtgaggaaacctgcatgtgtctaatttcaacgaaattctgccacatgtgtataccgccaaccgcattggagcagcgtggtggaatatgctccaaaccttctcctcaaagggagaggaggcctttagcccaccagtgggaaaatttacaggctgctaatgtaatgtaaatgtagagattataagttaatatttcatcaatttggtaattaactataatttaccataatatttatagctcttaatgttttttttttaatatgttttacatgTTTTAAGGTCTACaatttatctatacaattaaaaaaaaaatcacattctTAACATTACTTCATCACATCATTGTTTGTAAGCCACACATTTGCTCGTGACTTATGTTGAAAATTTTGTGAGCATGAAAAATCCTTTTATTCTAACAGAATAATAAACGGTCCATGTTGAAATTTAATTCTGTTAGTGAAAGACTTCTTGAAATTTGTTAACTAGTTTTCAATACTACcttttacaaatcaaatttatctttttaaatcataaactGGATATCTGTAAAATACCATAATGTTCGATAAGGGTTGTCTTAAATAGGTATGTctgtttttatttcagataaaaaaCAGTCAAGATGGAGCAAATAATACACCAAGTTGCCCAAAATATGGAGAAGCAGCTGGACAATGAGCTTGGAAGGTaagattcatttatatttgtggaaaataaataattactttttttacgttttcattcaaattgataggaaaaagatttatttctttatttataataccaaaCTGTATTCATATCTTTACAGGACACAGTCgtcctaattcgatattacagcacattttttaaaactatttaaaataagtctctacgttatatatgatatagtccaAGTAGCTGTAGTTGTGAGTTCACAAATCCAGCCTGTCAGCTATGACGTTGAGGGTTCATAACATCCTCTGTTACTTTGTTTCGCTAATGTCATATAC comes from Vanessa atalanta chromosome 30, ilVanAtal1.2, whole genome shotgun sequence and encodes:
- the LOC125075341 gene encoding E3 ubiquitin-protein ligase RFWD3-like: MDEDAQVSGNSIIVVPESPESPSILRSPIIGRQRQDSHSLVQPDPVQDENAQFSDNIYNEGASSSNNETSNLPRDNYGFWQPNMGVYNDNSSSAQGNSSQPNPESNQAIQEIVRPHSADPWRPGLGLFDDNSSSAQAPIVHSEDSNTGMINQESNSLQSFPDADIKKEDTIEEPPAKIRKLSSPKHNDEVDGEACPICLDSWGNSGDHRLVALKCGHLFGAQCVERWLKAQNSKDRSCPTCKSKATLKDLRFIYARRLVAADTSQITTLQKQIDILQAEKSRTELELEKSRIAHRACLLQLEVLRSTLMKNQVSKEQAPRRSWRFALEKNLEICKDGGCRVLTYNCRTYELYVSQKSTVNLFPGFGIRKISCTDNKLGEFVHLHSKPIRDITYSQPRDLLLSVGLDSTARIVERGIPSATIQCGVPLWSCSWDYLRSNEFYVGGVGGVIHQYDVRNPGSYIQRLNAISDISPVVSLCSTEYGLLSCQLNSCWLWVSNMRQWEPRSLPVDGPFMSLCYDNESHRALLSSRASANERSRLSLCKLKASVPSGEILFDVEQTFAGSVRSTLMSRSSFVRVSGASWVAAHSESESSLYLHGLDGARTMSLPAAEPAIDVCSAQLNGDTILAALSESRLRLYKAIPTNS